A region of the Agrobacterium sp. RAC06 genome:
TGGAAAGCCTGTCGGCACTCCGGCTGCTCGCCCAGGACATCGGGCCGATCATCCAGCAGCGCAATGGCTGCACGTCTTCCCTTCTCGACATGGTCGAGCTCTCGACCGACGAGATCTATATATTCGAGCCGCAGCGCTTCACGATCAGCCGGACGAATGCGACGGCGAGTGTCCGGACGGGTTATGCGCGCGAAGCCCTGACCGGCATGACACCTGCTTCGCTCAAGGTGGGCATCTCCGAACTCGATTATCGCGCCAAGCTCATGCCGCTCGTCGAAGGCACTGCCCAGAGCGTCACCTTCGACGCGATCCAGCGGCGGCGGAACGGGACTGTCTATCCGGTCAAGGTGCATGTCTGGCGGATCCGCGGCCCCTCCTCCGACCTCTTTGCCGAGGTTGCAATCGCAACTGCCGACCAGCGCAAGGCCTTTGGGCTGCTGGAACAGGTGTTCGATGCCATTCCCGGCGGGATCGGCGTCTTCGACAATCGCTCGCGGCTCTTGATGGCAAACCGGCGACTCTACGACCTGATGAACATTCCGCCGGAGATGTTTCCGCCTGGTTCCAAGTTCGAAGACATCCTCCGCTACAATGCCAACCGCGGAGAATGGGGCGATGGCGACCCAGAAGTCATGGTGCGCGAGCGGATTGAGCAGGCAGCACTCGGCCTGCCCTACAGCTTTGAGCGCGAACGCAAAAGTGGCAAGGTACTGGCCGTGCGCTCGGAGCCGCTGTCGAATGGCGGCTATGTGTTGAGTTACTCCGACATCACGCTGCGCAAGCGGGCCGAAAAGGATCTCATCCGCCACCGCGACGCGCTCGAAAGAACGGTCCATCAGCGCACCGCCGAAATCGCCGCCCAGGCAGCAGCGCTGGAAGAGGCACTGCAGCAGGAGAAGAACATCAACGCGATGCAGCGGCAGTTCGTGGCGATGACCAGCCACGAATTCCGCACGCCGCTCGCGATCATCGACGGTGCTGCGCAGCGCATCCAGCGCAAGAAAGGCGAGATGGAGACGCGCTTTCTCGCGGACAAGACGCAGCAGATCCGATCGGCCGTTGCCCGCATGGTGGTGCTGATGGAGAGCTTCCTGTCTGCCGGGCGCATGGACACCGGCAAGATCGAGCTGACATTGGTCGACTGCTCTCTGCACAAGTTGATCGAGCAGGCCATCAAGCGGCAGAAGCTCTCATCTCAGCATCACCGGTTCGACGCCGAAATCGAGGCTTTGCCGCCCGTCATCCGTTGCGATGCGC
Encoded here:
- a CDS encoding sensor histidine kinase encodes the protein MQAMTWNTLPSWALLASREILKAAIPDRRLSDTLKEILSIITALPQLDLSEMAAIYVRDAGQDRQRLLHHNTADQLDLPIDLPPGVCMPECIAEREDLHPYWIPISLPGNPDFGIGVFFSRSERPINLESLSALRLLAQDIGPIIQQRNGCTSSLLDMVELSTDEIYIFEPQRFTISRTNATASVRTGYAREALTGMTPASLKVGISELDYRAKLMPLVEGTAQSVTFDAIQRRRNGTVYPVKVHVWRIRGPSSDLFAEVAIATADQRKAFGLLEQVFDAIPGGIGVFDNRSRLLMANRRLYDLMNIPPEMFPPGSKFEDILRYNANRGEWGDGDPEVMVRERIEQAALGLPYSFERERKSGKVLAVRSEPLSNGGYVLSYSDITLRKRAEKDLIRHRDALERTVHQRTAEIAAQAAALEEALQQEKNINAMQRQFVAMTSHEFRTPLAIIDGAAQRIQRKKGEMETRFLADKTQQIRSAVARMVVLMESFLSAGRMDTGKIELTLVDCSLHKLIEQAIKRQKLSSQHHRFDAEIEALPPVIRCDALGISQVLTNLLSNAVKYAPRAPDITIRGWEEDGFVFLSVKDEGVGIDAEDVPKLFQPYFRARTSTGIAGTGIGLSLVKQIVTLHDGDIFVESERGKGTCFTLVLPVQGPAAKDTAEPAPEVSAA